DNA from Verrucomicrobiia bacterium:
AAAACGCCGCTTCCAAATGGCTGATGCGGGCGCTCAATGCCGCCCCGCTGCTTTTGTTTGCCCTCATGCTGGCGGGGTTTGGGCTCAAGTCGCCCAACTTTCTGTCCCTGGCCAATATCACCAACATTTTGGTTCAGGCGGCGCCTACGGCCATGGTGGCGGTGGGCATGACTTTTGTTTTGGTGGCTGCCGGCGTGGATTTGTCGGTGGGAGCGATTATGTTTGTAGCCGCCGCGCTGGCCGGCAAGTATGCCATGAGCTCCGGCTCCATTGTGCCCGCAGTGGCGGTGATGGTGGCGACGGGATTGCTGCTGGGCGCCGTGAATGCTGCCCTGATTACCTGGCTGCGCCTCATTCCCTTTGTGGTCACATTGGCCATGCAATTCATCGGCCGGGGGCTGGCCCTGAACATTACGGAAACCCGCTCGCTGCCTTTGCCCGAGGCATTTTTAAGTTTGGGCACGGAGCGGTGGCTGGGTGTGCCTCTGCCGGTGTGGTGGCTGGCGGGTGTGGTGGCCCTGGCGCATGGTGTATTGGAACACACACCTTTCGGCCGGCAATTGTATGCCGTCGGGCATGATGCCGAGGCGGCCCGCAAAGCGGGACTCCACCCGCGCCGCATTGTAGCGGCGGTGTACGTGATCAGCGGGTTCTGTGCGGCCCTGGGGGCAATTCTCGCCATGGCGCAACTGGGGGCGGTGTCGCCCAAGTTTGGTGAAAACAAGGAATTTATGGCCATCGCCGCCGCTGTGCTGGGCGGCACCAGTTTGTTTGGCGGCCGCGGCAAGGTGTTTCCCGGCACGCTTTTGGGGGCCATATTGATTCAGACGATTGAAAACG
Protein-coding regions in this window:
- a CDS encoding ABC transporter permease, producing the protein MKNAASKWLMRALNAAPLLLFALMLAGFGLKSPNFLSLANITNILVQAAPTAMVAVGMTFVLVAAGVDLSVGAIMFVAAALAGKYAMSSGSIVPAVAVMVATGLLLGAVNAALITWLRLIPFVVTLAMQFIGRGLALNITETRSLPLPEAFLSLGTERWLGVPLPVWWLAGVVALAHGVLEHTPFGRQLYAVGHDAEAARKAGLHPRRIVAAVYVISGFCAALGAILAMAQLGAVSPKFGENKEFMAIAAAVLGGTSLFGGRGKVFPGTLLGAILIQTIENGLVMLNANPYLYPLITSAIIFVAVLVDSLRNQWQVQWSRRWIRREEEPELS